The DNA sequence GATTGTGGTTTACACACGTGTACATGGTCCCTCACtatttcacttttgacttgAAAGTAGTTGTGGGGTTGCCTAGTTGTTAACACATTTGCCCGTTATCCATAACGACCATGTTGAATTCCCATCAGATACAGTGTGTGCAATTTTTTTCTGATGTTCCtggccatgatattgccggaatagaGGTAAATTGTGAGTCATGTATTCATTGAATGTTGACTCCTTTGTCTCACCTGTGATTTGAACAGTATTAAAAGGTATAAATCTTCGTGTTTCTTCCAGCCCAAGCTGGCATGACAGGATCCACTACGGCTGTCCCCGCCCAcatctccaccaccaccactgctgccaCCTCAATCCTCTCTAGCCCCATGGTTAAAGCATCGACAGGGGGCACCTCAACCATCTCACTTATCGCCCAGCAAACTCCCGGAGATGTCCCCACAACACTTGCCACCAGGCAGATCATAGCCACACCCACTAATACCACACTGGGCAAGCAGCCCATGCAAATCACCATAACCCCAGTAGGCCCCAAGGTCACACCCATCGTTGCCCCGACGATCACAACTGTTCCTGTGCCAGTTGCTACACCTGTAGTTACAGCAGATAGTCAGGCTGGGGGTGATTGTGGAAGACCTGAGGGTTGTGGGACGCCACCACCTGGAGACTGTGGAGGCCCTGAGGGATGTGGAACACCCCCACCTAATGGAGACTGTGGAAGACCTGAAGGATGTGGAACGCCACCTCCTGGAGATTGTGGAAGACCTGAAGGATGTGGAACACCACCCCCAACAGGTGATTGTGGAAGACCTGAAGGATGTGGAACGCCACCTCCTGGAGACTGTGGAAGACCTGAAGGATGTGGAACACCACCCCCAACAGGTGATTGTGGAAGACCTGAAGGATGTGGAACGCCACCTCCAACAGGTGATTGTGGAAGACCTGAAGGATGTGGAACACCACCCCCAACAGGTGATTGTGGAAGACCTGAAGGATGTGGAACACCACCCCCAACAGGTGATTGTGGAAGACCAGAAGGATGTGGAACACCACCTCCAACAGGTGATTGTGGAAGACCAGAAGGATGTGGAACGCCACCTCCAACAGATGATTGTGGAAGACCAGAAGGATGTGGAACGCCACCTCCAACAGGTGATTGTGGAAGACCTGAAGGATGTGGAACACCACCCCCAACAGGTGATTGTGGAAGACCAGAAGGATGTGGAACGCCTCCCCCAACAGGTGATTGTGGAAGACCTGAAGGATGTGGAACACCACCCCCAACAGGTGATTGTGGAAGACCAGAAGGATGTGGAACACCACCCCCAACAGGTGATTGTGGGAGAGCAGAAGGATGTGGAACGCCACCTCCAACAGGTGATTGTGGAAGACCAGAGGGATGTGGAACGCCACCTCCAGAAGGAAGTGATCAAGTTCAAGGTGATAGTGGACCAAGTGAAGGTCAAGGTGATAGTGGGACATCAGAAGGGGTCACAGCCccaggtgaaggtgaaggtgatAATGGTGATTCAAAACCTTGTGTTGATGGAAATCCAGGTGAACAGTCAGTTCAGCAGGAATGTTCTCCTACACCAACAGTTGAAACAACTAGTCAGCCGATGGTGAATGCTGCTCTGTTAAATAGTGCTATAAGTAGTGCAGGTGTCGGCAGCGTGGAAGCGCCTGTTGACGAACCCATGGACACAACACCAGCTGCAGCTGCTACTGAAGACAGTAGCATCTCGGTGAAACCTGAGCCAGGCGTCCTTGCTCAGTCTCAGTCAGAAAGTGCTATGGACACATCTTCAACATTTACAGGTTCAGCAGCAGGTGCCGTGTCTAGTGTTGCTGATGTGTCAGGTATGTACGATGGGTGGGTCGAAATTACCTGCTTCGTGTTACCGTCACGTCTGGTTTTAGAATGACAAAAAAATCACATGATGCCATTCCAGATATATGTTCTTCAGTGCACCCACTGAACATTGCAACAGATAAGTTGGCTACAACTTACACTGTtcaaataaaaaattaaattatCAATGTATTCTTCACACATCCCAACTTAATTTGACCCTACCTTTATTTAAAAAGATTTTAAAAACAGTTATATGTATTGCAACTTGACGTGACCTCATCATATGGAGGGTACCCTGTACCTACTTAGTGTTGTGAAAGCTGTCTGACGTGAATAATGGGTTGTTACAATCTGACTGGGTATTTAATGGCATGCATTGGATAGTTTAAATACGAGAGAAGTTCTGAGAACAGGGCCTGTAAGTAGGTCATAGCATTTCTTGAGACCTTAGTACTTCCATTGATGAACACgtttcatacattttcaaatcagTCACATGGTTGTTAGATGGCTGTAAGGAAGAAATAATGGTTTCCAAAATAACAAATTTCTGATCTAACTATATCCAACTAGTACAATTGTCAAGAGCTGAGATAGCCGAGCATTTGGACCGCTCAAGTAAAGACATATATAGtggggttttttgggggtttttttgtgtgcAATTGGAACCAAAGTGGATCCTGAATATACGCTTGTCACCAGGAATCTGGTACTGGAAGTAAGCTGGGCCCCATACTAATACTTCAAGTATTACCAAAAGGGACTGTTGGGTTCTGTTAATAGTTTAAACATTGTGTGGCCCCTTCAGGTATGTGAGTTATCCCCCTTTATTCTTCACTGAGCCCTGTGAGGATCCAGGGCTGaaaggtcttcagtaacccatgtttacAACAACCTACTTGGTTGACGcaagtcatcatatcccaattttGTAGGTCTGACTTGCCAACAACCTAACTTGCTTTATGCTGAACAATTACTCATTATGATGTATGACTATACAGATCCCCTCGCAACGTTAGCAACAGCAGCGATGTCATCAGCACCTGTAGCGGCAGCAGTAGTGAAACAGGAGCCAGGGACGCCAGCAAATGGCGTCAAGACGGAGCCAGAGATAAAACAGGTCAGTTTAGTGCAGGAATTTATTCCACATTCATTTGAcaattcattcatttttttaGATCTGTATGATGGCCTTTAGATTTGCTTTTGCACTTAAGGGCTAGTTTCTCTTTCTTCCATAACAGGCTGACACGACAAGCTAAATAGGTTTATCCTAGCGGTGGACGCAATGTGCATGGGTACAGCAGCATACTGTAAACTTGGCCAAACTACTGTCTCTCAGTCCacccacccagctgtgaactgaTGCCTCATAAGGATTGGAGAgtcacattaactcggtgcgcaGTGGCTGCTAGAGTTGTGTGATTCCATAGAGTTCGGTTGATAATTGTGCAGTCTCACTCactatgaatgaatgaatgaaacattgactcatcacgctgaagacctaggttcaaaTTCCCTCGTGTAtataatgtttgaagcccatttttgttgCCCTCCCCATGTGTGGATTACCACTTTAGTTGGCCCTGTTTTTACATGTAGAACAGCAAATGAGTAAATACCATTTCTTATGGAGAATAATGATGATTTGTGTTTCAGGAAAAGACAACTCCGTTGAAGCGAGATGCAAACCAGTGGTATGATGTGGGAATTATCAAGGGCACAACGTGTATTGTATCTCACTACCATCTTCCTTCTGAAGGAACCCAGGGCAATGGAGATGTAAGTCCTGACAATGTTGATGGGAGGTTTTCTCAACAGATCTCATCAGATTCATATTATGTCATGCTTTTATTCACAAGTGGGATCCAATGGGCAAAATGGCGCCAAGTATGAAGGTTTCTTACAGAGTAGCACTGACATGGTAAATGCCTAAGAACTTTAAGTTTATGAagttcataagccatggttttGGGCACACAACACTATGACAGACCGCTACAAGTGTTCAAGGCACTGTAAAACTTGTTTGATTCTGCTTATTGACCATCTGTATGTCAAGTCCAGGTATAGCCTAATTATTGAAATTATCCTTGATAGTAAATAAAGTAGTCTTATTTTTTTAGCTCACTTTTTTCAGGATATTGATGTTGTTAACGTCCCCGACCACAGTGTGTTAAAGCGGCAAGAACTGCAGCCTGGAACAGCTTATAAGTTCCGTGTGGCAGGCATCAACGCCTGTGGCCGAGGGCCATTTAGTGAAGTCTCAGCCTTCAAAACATGTCTGCCAGGTTTCCCAGGGGCACCCTCGGCAATAAAAATCAGTAAGGTAGGAGATCAAGTTTTGTCAAGTTGATGGAAACCAATGCATAAAAGATACCTTGCAGTTATAATGTGTATTAATTAATCTCCATCAAGATCTTCCCATTGCCATGATACAGCTAACTGTTATTCCCTTTGTCAGCCTCACTTTTGACTACCACATGTCTTTTAACTGCCTATGGTTATGCATGGTCCTACAGGGCTTTAAAATTGTTGATTGGCCAGAAATTTGAAGACTAATAATGTGTATGAACCCTGTAATTTCTTTTCAGTATATGTTTGTTCTATGTTATTTTCAGAGTGCAGAGGGAGCACATTTATCATGGGAACCACCTCAAAACACTGCCGGAAAAATCACTGAGTATTCTGTCTATTTGGCCGTCCGAAATGCAGCCGCTGCAGAACAAAAGCCTGGAGCCCCAGCTCAGCTTGCATTTGTGCGAGTCTACTGTGGCCCCAACCCCTCATGTGTCGTTACCACGGCCAGTCTGGCATCAGCTCACATAGACTTCACCACCAAACCAGCCATCATCTTCCGTATTGCAGCTAGGAATGAAAAGGGTTATGGCCCCGCTACTCAAGTCAGGTGGTTGCAAGGTAGGacggatgatgatgattatgatgatgtacatgacaAGGCCTCCCGCAAAAGCTAACAACAGAATGTTTTATGTTACCTATGGATCCATGTGCAATTTATTCTACTTTTTACAGATGCGTCCCAAACAGCAATGGCAAGTGGGAAAATAGCCGTAAAGAGAGTCAGCTCGGATGGGTAAGCCAAACACTTTTCAGTGGTATTTAGTGATGATAGTTTAAGCATTATTCTGGATTTCATATAGTGTATAATGCTGAGTTGTCCACCATATTCATTTGTCCAGTATTTTGTTCAGCTGAGACACAAAATTGAGGTTTTATTTGAGGTTTTATTGCAATGCAATAGTGAACAAAGCTTCATTAGTGGTGAGTACCTACCTCCGTTAGGCAGAGACtgatataactgaaaaaaaatatttcatgttatttGACAGTAACCATTGGGTTATCAGGAGGTGTACACTTTGAATGCCAAGACGTTTGGAACTGCAGTTACATTAGAGAGCATACAACCATGAGTTAGAGAGTTGCAATTTTGTCAAGGCATTTGTCTTGTGATCACCATGTAGAGAAGAAACTCCAGTAGGTGGAAGTGATGTAAATTATAAAAAGTACCTATTCTGATATTTTTCAAGTAAATTCAGCTGTTCCTTGGAAATTTGTTACATGTCGTAACTGTGGTGTATAATATAGTGAGGCGAGTTTAATGTGTTTAAGGCCAAGTGCCCCATGATAGACATACGTAACGGGTACctgagtagcctagtggttacagctttcgcttgtcatgccaaagatgcATGTGACCTGactcccctcatgggtacaatatgtgaacccatttctggtgtcccttggtgtgatgttcctggaatatagctaaaccAACCTAGGACTAAATTCAATCACTGACATGAAGGTGGCTACACTAATGTGTAAAGCGTGATTCTTGGGAATGAATTTATCATGACATTCCCGTTCTAATTGTATTTCTTTTAATATGCTATGTATGTGCTTTGACAAATGGAAGCTGTTCTAAAGTCTTTGATCATCAATGACGGTAACCACTTATCATAGGCATGGTTTGTTGATGTGCACTGGCATACAGAGGATGTacaattttgaattttgttataatcATTGTCATTGTATTTGCAGCAAACCCACCATCACAATCACAGGTGCAGCTATTAAGAAACTCAAAACTGAAGAGGAAGGACAGAGCTAAGGGAAGTTCTCATGGCCCTTTTGTGGCCAGTACTGATGCACATCTTCTACTCTCAACAAATACTAACTCAAGATATGCTGccaaatgggagtcaaagactTCGGAAATAATGATTCTACAGGGAACCTGTCAGGAGAGTAAGCCGTCATTGAAACCCAGCTGAGAACTATTATTCAAGGAAAAATAAGGAATGGACTTAAACTTGAAAAAATGGTCATATCAGTTGAGACGGTACTGTTCTGTTGAAATTCGACTAAAGTGCATTATAAATGCATGTTgggtgtatgtgtatttgttaaatgttttcagaaaacattgTACATGTGAATACCAGCTGATGATGTCAAATGATGGCACCTTCAGCACCCTTAGTGGCACTGTCTCTGTAGTACACCTCCCAAGGTAGTGACAAGTGAATTTGTGCatcattttttcattttcatattcatttgtAAATGATTCCACTGTCATCTTTGTTGCGACTTTCATCTGTTACATGtttacacacacaacacagtggGTATTGTAAATATCAGAGCGAAATGTACATCAGTTGAGAAACAAACCTTCATCCTCATCGCATTCAGACAACACCATGCCTCATCTTGGAGTTGCTAAACGCTTGGTCTTTTGTTTACAATATTCACTAGTTGGTATGTTCACTTCTAGGATAGTGCAAGCCTGACAGCAACTCGACTTGCTTCATGGCATTTGTTAACGATAGTCTTTGTTAGTTCACTTTCATGTATATTGGCtcattgtgtacatgtatttgaaatgtttattaCAGCTATTTTGAGAACATTTGTTTGCCTAATGATTGAGTAAACGTCATGGAGAAACGATCTGGATGTAATGGCAGCCTTGGGAAGTGGGGGGAAGTTGGAGGATAAACTTAATAACATGAAACTTTCTAGTTGTGTTTTCCATAAAATCTTTGAGTATGACATGGGCCATCAAGTGACTGGCCATGTCAACTGTTCAAATTTTATGCCAATTCCTATGCTGTCTCATTTAAGATTTTTCATCCGTCTTCATTGTTCAAGAATATCATCAGTATTTCTCGATGATGATTGCAAGTAAAGTTTTTACAGCTTGATAATTGTCAAGATGACGTATCAATATACTTTTATTGAAATACcgtggaaatatattttttgaagagtatggGTTTTCATAATGAAGTTCTATGACGAGTTAAGATCCTTCTGCTTCTTCATTTATGCTTCTGTGTACTGCTGAGAATTAGGATAGTGCAGGGTTTAACTAAGGAACATTCAAAAGTGGGAATGGTGTGAAATTATAGGTTTTATCTGAAATGTTGAAAGGGAATATGTTATACAGTTTAAACACTGCATGCTGAAAAAAAATACTGGTATGTAATATTCTTGGTTCTCAGGCAATTGTCAATTGGGAACATTTTCAAATAGATCCTTTTGCCGGAGAGTCAATTTTAAGAATATTTTTTAAGTTCAAGAGGGAttagtttcattttgtaaatatatgattgTAAATGGGTTCCAGGAAACTTTTAAATATTGTACAAATCTTTCATGGAGCAGGATTTTTGTTGACATGGAAATAGTTTGGTAACTCATCAAAATACACTGTGTTCAAAATTTCTCTACTTAAGTTCATCAAATTTTTAATTGAGTTTTAATCACTTGAGTAAGTTATATCAATATTGTAAGTATGTAAGAGAAAATGTGAAGTTTTAACATGCCAATAATGCTGCATTGTTGATAATGAAATACACCAAACTTACAGTGTTAGAATGCATTTCTGGTAGTCTTCAACCTTTTATTTCTAAAGTGTTAAAATATTTGGCAGCTCAAACATTAACCAGTTCAAGTTTTATATTGAGTGTAAATACAACCTGGTTGTTGATGTACATGATTTCATAAGACGGTAAAGAATTTCTgtaaatttgtttcttttgcagttAAAGACAGTTGACAATTTGGTAATTTAAGCATTTGTTTAGAATTGTGAAGCATGGTAACCCATCTTCCTGGCTTTCTCTCTTCAGTTTTTCAAAAGTGTGTAGAACTGTTTCCACTTGTAGTGCACTATTTTTCTTAGTTATTATGataaaatgttatttatgttttcaataaaacattaaGATATTGTGAAAGAAGTGCTACAATTAAATGCctgttgaaatgaaaatgtttgacaTTTCTGCTTTTCTTGTTCAGCCTTTAGAATGCTATACAACTGCGTGGTAAGTTATGGCTggttatgtctccaagaaaaGGGTAATATGTTTAGAAAACTGTTCAGTTTGACATGTGGAAATGACATGTCATAGCAATTTTGCAGGTGTCAAAATGGGAAATGTGGATATGAGAGATCCTCGAAGAAACCATCCAGATATGGGCTCATATATCATATTCAcaaaatgggtacaatatgtgaagcccatttctgctgtcccttacaatgatattgctgtaatgttgcCAAGAGGCACAGACGTAAACTCACATTCAGAAAAGACACAAATATATTTGAGGCTTCATAGAAATTATGAAGGAATATTAAGAAACAGGAACAAACATCATTGAGAGAAAGCAAAATTTGCATTTTTAGTAAGTGTTGAGTGACTTATGTATATTCTCAAGTCTTCTGGTAATCCAAATTTGAGAATTCCTCCTGAAATGGTCCATGATGGTTTAGTGTTAAGTAGTACCACACTGTCTGGAACTGAGGCATCAAGTTGTGTTCAGGTGAACGTATGTATGAAATGTGTACAGCatttacctacctacctacatacatatacacaggtCAGTTACTAATGTATCAGTAGACATTGCTAACTaagttttgacagtttcatttGCACTTGCAAACGATTAGATGGTATGCCATATTTTAAAAGTTGAGGTATTTTGTTGGTGCTTAAACTGTTTGTAATCTGAAAATGTCTTTATCAGACCTTACAAAGAATGACTTGTTTCATGTTAAGCCTGTGTCTTCTTTTTCGTCAGTTTTTCATACAGTAAAAGGGCATGTAACTCTAAACACATTTCCGTTGCATGACTGTATACTTCCTTTAACATGCTATTTGTTTTTTACATAGATAAAACTGAACCAATTTTTGctcaaactgaaacaaaatgagtAACACAAGACCCTGTTTTGTTGCCTTATGGAGAGAATAACAGTAAACATTAGAAATGTAGGAAACATTGCTGGGGAAACTACCATTCTCATGTGTACGTAGAGGCTATCATAAAATTTGTACATTCGTCATTGTGTGCCATTTTGTGGCATGACCATACTAGACTTTGAACATAGGAGCGACATGCAACACCATTTGTTAAACTATTgcaatgtttattgttttatattGATACATTTTAGATTTGAAGTATATGATGCCCATCTCATTTAAGTGTACCTAAATAAATCTACTTTTAATCAGATGACTTGTTGTGATAAATGATGTCAAAGTGCTGTTTCGAGTTATGCCACAGAACTGTTTCTCACATGGAAAGTCAGGAGTTGTCAGCAAAGAGCATTTGACTGAAGCCTTTCACTGGATAAAAAAATGGCAGCTTAACCGAATTACAGACCAACTTTCTGCTCTTGATTTCAGAGAAGTAGAATCAAAGTTTTAGGAGGTGATGTAATTGCATTGTCTCCATCAACCTGAAATACAGACACCAAATTTAATTCAGATGTGAACAATAGTCTGATGGTGGCCATGTTGAAAATTGGAATCTAATCTCTAGATGAGATCAGTATTTCAAACTGATGTCGGTCAGTGATGCATTCGGTTATCAGAGTATCAGTCCTTGGTTAATCTCATAGAAAGATTACAAACATATGCAGGTTTAAAGgtttatttacacatttacaaTACAAATAACATCTGAGCACTGACCGTGTTAAATAAAGGATTAGCAGCAAACAAGTCAGCTCTCTTTAATCCAACATATTcattgcacagcaaattgtATCTCATCATGTGAGCTGGACATGGAATTTATACACAATCACTTCCATTCAATTAGAGATTTATTAAGCTTTTGTAAGTTTAATACGTTTGCACACTGATAAAttcattttctgtaaaaaaaaaataaatactgcTGAATTAACTGTTTCATAAAAAGCATGACGAGCACAACACAGTGGCAATTTGCCATCAGAAATGTACAACAGCTGTAATACCTCTCTCGATTCATGTAAAATATGAGTAATATAAAGTCACACATCCATGACAGTCACACATGGAGGTGATCAAGATGTCACTGAACACTGGAAAAGAAAAGAACTAAGTTTCACAGTTAAATGCAAACTATGGCACACACTATTGACATGCCACAcccaaatatgaaaaaa is a window from the Haliotis asinina isolate JCU_RB_2024 chromosome 9, JCU_Hal_asi_v2, whole genome shotgun sequence genome containing:
- the LOC137296918 gene encoding host cell factor 1-like isoform X1, yielding MAAPILKWKRVTNTTGPAPRPRHGHRAVAIKDLMIVFGGGNEGIVDELHVYNTTTNQWFVPAVRGDIPPGCAAYGFVCDGTRILVFGGMVEYGKYSNELYELQASRWEWKRLKPKPPKNGPPPCPRLGHSFTLLGNRAWLFGGLANDSEDPKNNIPRYLNDLYALELKPNSSQMGWDLPVTVGQPPPPRESHSCASYAAKDGRHSRLFIYGGMSGCRLGDLWQYDVDTVTWTKPVVQGIPPLPRSLHTATVIGNRMFVFGGWVPLVMDDVKVATHEKEWKCTNTLASLHLGNNSVTDLMTWEPLAMEVFEDALPRARAGQCSVAINTRLYIWSGRDGYRKAWNNQVCFKDLWFLETEKPPAPSRVQLVRASTNTLEVCWGSVPTADAYLLQLQKYDLPPSQAMTPTAVPVSSALVKPPTPTAPTPVMRSPTAATGAVRPLGAANLASLALTAPQTIRVTATPRVKTPVTITPVSQGMRVATPQIISVGQGHKTIVTSQGATGQMTGIAALAAAAAATQKIPGTTGATTTPMSGIKVVTPTIVTPSGVKVQGKLQGTTLSPGTQTIRVSAPGSAILKTAGGATNMAGKQIITVHKAGSMSGSQPQIVTLVKTTQGMTVATTKGGLPQGATIVKLVTTQAGSNKPTAIFTSNQSGQTPSTILGISSVQPTSSTKNVTTIIKTIPSSMISMAKAGVAGVTTTHAGTKTIVIAAPRGSGGSLNTPTKIITSVPKLGSQGNTQFIVVSPQGSQASSTAQTIIGNKPITVTALPSSTAGTSPATKPVVTILSAAQAGMTGSTTAVPAHISTTTTAATSILSSPMVKASTGGTSTISLIAQQTPGDVPTTLATRQIIATPTNTTLGKQPMQITITPVGPKVTPIVAPTITTVPVPVATPVVTADSQAGGDCGRPEGCGTPPPGDCGGPEGCGTPPPNGDCGRPEGCGTPPPGDCGRPEGCGTPPPTGDCGRPEGCGTPPPGDCGRPEGCGTPPPTGDCGRPEGCGTPPPTGDCGRPEGCGTPPPTGDCGRPEGCGTPPPTGDCGRPEGCGTPPPTGDCGRPEGCGTPPPTDDCGRPEGCGTPPPTGDCGRPEGCGTPPPTGDCGRPEGCGTPPPTGDCGRPEGCGTPPPTGDCGRPEGCGTPPPTGDCGRAEGCGTPPPTGDCGRPEGCGTPPPEGSDQVQGDSGPSEGQGDSGTSEGVTAPGEGEGDNGDSKPCVDGNPGEQSVQQECSPTPTVETTSQPMVNAALLNSAISSAGVGSVEAPVDEPMDTTPAAAATEDSSISVKPEPGVLAQSQSESAMDTSSTFTGSAAGAVSSVADVSDPLATLATAAMSSAPVAAAVVKQEPGTPANGVKTEPEIKQEKTTPLKRDANQWYDVGIIKGTTCIVSHYHLPSEGTQGNGDDIDVVNVPDHSVLKRQELQPGTAYKFRVAGINACGRGPFSEVSAFKTCLPGFPGAPSAIKISKSAEGAHLSWEPPQNTAGKITEYSVYLAVRNAAAAEQKPGAPAQLAFVRVYCGPNPSCVVTTASLASAHIDFTTKPAIIFRIAARNEKGYGPATQVRWLQDASQTAMASGKIAVKRVSSDGKPTITITGAAIKKLKTEEEGQS
- the LOC137296918 gene encoding host cell factor 1-like isoform X2, with product MAAPILKWKRVTNTTGPAPRPRHGHRAVAIKDLMIVFGGGNEGIVDELHVYNTTTNQWFVPAVRGDIPPGCAAYGFVCDGTRILVFGGMVEYGKYSNELYELQASRWEWKRLKPKPPKNGPPPCPRLGHSFTLLGNRAWLFGGLANDSEDPKNNIPRYLNDLYALELKPNSSQMGWDLPVTVGQPPPPRESHSCASYAAKDGRHSRLFIYGGMSGCRLGDLWQYDVDTVTWTKPVVQGIPPLPRSLHTATVIGNRMFVFGGWVPLVMDDVKVATHEKEWKCTNTLASLHLDLMTWEPLAMEVFEDALPRARAGQCSVAINTRLYIWSGRDGYRKAWNNQVCFKDLWFLETEKPPAPSRVQLVRASTNTLEVCWGSVPTADAYLLQLQKYDLPPSQAMTPTAVPVSSALVKPPTPTAPTPVMRSPTAATGAVRPLGAANLASLALTAPQTIRVTATPRVKTPVTITPVSQGMRVATPQIISVGQGHKTIVTSQGATGQMTGIAALAAAAAATQKIPGTTGATTTPMSGIKVVTPTIVTPSGVKVQGKLQGTTLSPGTQTIRVSAPGSAILKTAGGATNMAGKQIITVHKAGSMSGSQPQIVTLVKTTQGMTVATTKGGLPQGATIVKLVTTQAGSNKPTAIFTSNQSGQTPSTILGISSVQPTSSTKNVTTIIKTIPSSMISMAKAGVAGVTTTHAGTKTIVIAAPRGSGGSLNTPTKIITSVPKLGSQGNTQFIVVSPQGSQASSTAQTIIGNKPITVTALPSSTAGTSPATKPVVTILSAAQAGMTGSTTAVPAHISTTTTAATSILSSPMVKASTGGTSTISLIAQQTPGDVPTTLATRQIIATPTNTTLGKQPMQITITPVGPKVTPIVAPTITTVPVPVATPVVTADSQAGGDCGRPEGCGTPPPGDCGGPEGCGTPPPNGDCGRPEGCGTPPPGDCGRPEGCGTPPPTGDCGRPEGCGTPPPGDCGRPEGCGTPPPTGDCGRPEGCGTPPPTGDCGRPEGCGTPPPTGDCGRPEGCGTPPPTGDCGRPEGCGTPPPTGDCGRPEGCGTPPPTDDCGRPEGCGTPPPTGDCGRPEGCGTPPPTGDCGRPEGCGTPPPTGDCGRPEGCGTPPPTGDCGRPEGCGTPPPTGDCGRAEGCGTPPPTGDCGRPEGCGTPPPEGSDQVQGDSGPSEGQGDSGTSEGVTAPGEGEGDNGDSKPCVDGNPGEQSVQQECSPTPTVETTSQPMVNAALLNSAISSAGVGSVEAPVDEPMDTTPAAAATEDSSISVKPEPGVLAQSQSESAMDTSSTFTGSAAGAVSSVADVSDPLATLATAAMSSAPVAAAVVKQEPGTPANGVKTEPEIKQEKTTPLKRDANQWYDVGIIKGTTCIVSHYHLPSEGTQGNGDDIDVVNVPDHSVLKRQELQPGTAYKFRVAGINACGRGPFSEVSAFKTCLPGFPGAPSAIKISKSAEGAHLSWEPPQNTAGKITEYSVYLAVRNAAAAEQKPGAPAQLAFVRVYCGPNPSCVVTTASLASAHIDFTTKPAIIFRIAARNEKGYGPATQVRWLQDASQTAMASGKIAVKRVSSDGKPTITITGAAIKKLKTEEEGQS